A stretch of DNA from Thiomicrospira sp. XS5:
AATATTCAACACAACTTTAAAACCTGTTCAAAGCCCGCCGAGATGTTTGGCGGGTTTGTACGATGATGAGAGACGATATGAATTTAAATGACATCCTAAACACCCGTTACGCGACCAAGAAATTCGACCCGACGAAACGTTTGACCGACGAGCAGTTTGAACAGGTGAAGGCGTTATTGCGCTTGAGCCCGTCGTCGGTGAATTCGCAGCCTTGGCATTTTGTGCTGGCGAGTTCGGCGGACGGCAAGGCGCGTTTGGCCAAGGGCGCGGAAGGCGCTTATGCGGCGAATCATCCGAAAATTATGGATGCATCGCATGTGGTGCTGTTTTGCGCCAAAACCGATATTTCCGATGCGTATTTGCAGAAGGTGACGGATCAGGAAGACGCCGACGGCCGTTTCCCGAAACCGGAAGCCAAAGAGATGGCGCTGAAAGTGCGCGGCTTCTACGCCGATTTGCATCGCAAGGAATGGGATGACGTCGCTTGCTGGACGCAAAAACAGGTGTATTTGAATATCGGCAATCTGTTGCTGGGCGCGGGCATGTTGGGCATTGATGGGGTGCCGATTGAAGGCGTGGATTTGGAGGTGTTGAATCAGGAATTCGATTTACCGAACCAAGGTTTGACCGCCGTGGCGGTGGTGGCGCTGGGCTTCCATGCCGAAGACGATTTCAATGCGCAGTTGCCGAAATCGCGTTTTTCCGAAGACGAATTGTTTACGCTGCTGTAAAGCGTTAAACCTTTTACCTTCTCAAGGCTTCCAACTGCGCGATGCTTGGTCTGGCAATATAAAAACCGGCCAGGCCTGGGCGGTTTGGCCGTTGGAGCTTTTAAACCTTGTCCGCCGTTTCTTCCTTCCATAAAATCATATCCTTTACCGCTTGCCCGGTGGCCTTTGCAATCACCTGGCATTTGACGATAAACAAATAATAGGTATCCCGGGGTGTTTGCTGGTACAGGCTTTCGAAATTGCCCATGCCTTTGGCCAGCACGATATCCGCTTCTTGAAAGCGTTTCATGGCGGTTTCGTTGGCTTCGCTTAAATCAAAACCGGGGGTGGCCACGCCGGTATCGATGACTTCCGCCGTGCCTTCAAAAATGGCGGCTTCTTTGAGTGTTACGTCGTTAATGACCGGCTGTCCACGCACGAAAAAGGTCAGGTGGATATGGGGATGCTGTTGTTTGATGATTTTCAGTAGATGTAAATCCAAAATGTGTTCGCCGACATTCTCACCGATGAGCACGAGTGATTGCGCAGAAGCGAGATCGGTTTCCAGCTTGTGGAGGTCGTTTTTGGCAAACGGCTGGTGGAAGTGGGAATCCACCGTGGTTTGAAGGTTGAATTGGTTGGGCGCGCCAAAATCGATGACATTGCCGATGACGCTGAGCTTTAAAGCATCCGCTAGGGTGGTGCTTTGAGTGGTGTCGATTTTTTGGGCTTGGATGATG
This window harbors:
- the nfsB gene encoding oxygen-insensitive NAD(P)H nitroreductase, whose translation is MNLNDILNTRYATKKFDPTKRLTDEQFEQVKALLRLSPSSVNSQPWHFVLASSADGKARLAKGAEGAYAANHPKIMDASHVVLFCAKTDISDAYLQKVTDQEDADGRFPKPEAKEMALKVRGFYADLHRKEWDDVACWTQKQVYLNIGNLLLGAGMLGIDGVPIEGVDLEVLNQEFDLPNQGLTAVAVVALGFHAEDDFNAQLPKSRFSEDELFTLL
- a CDS encoding DUF89 domain-containing protein, producing the protein MKSQPECFSCLYSQALKTSRLLNLDNNQCKAVLDRAAQILQCHTLDSTAPQIAKDIYQAISDITDIEDPVAEAKQQAIIQAQKIDTTQSTTLADALKLSVIGNVIDFGAPNQFNLQTTVDSHFHQPFAKNDLHKLETDLASAQSLVLIGENVGEHILDLHLLKIIKQQHPHIHLTFFVRGQPVINDVTLKEAAIFEGTAEVIDTGVATPGFDLSEANETAMKRFQEADIVLAKGMGNFESLYQQTPRDTYYLFIVKCQVIAKATGQAVKDMILWKEETADKV